The proteins below are encoded in one region of Thermodesulfobacteriota bacterium:
- a CDS encoding metallopeptidase family protein — protein MDKKSFEELVERAYSSIPEEFRKKIENVVITVEDYPTRDDLQTLKLRRDSLLLGLYRGVPLPKRSVWQVAGFPDQIVLYQKDIERICRNEKEIEDKVNEVLIHEIGHYFGLSDKEIYELMGKS, from the coding sequence GTGGATAAGAAGTCATTCGAAGAACTTGTTGAAAGGGCGTACAGCTCAATCCCTGAGGAATTCAGAAAGAAAATTGAGAATGTTGTCATAACTGTTGAGGATTACCCAACTAGGGACGATCTACAAACACTCAAATTAAGAAGAGATAGTCTATTGCTGGGTCTCTATAGGGGTGTGCCTCTGCCGAAGAGGAGCGTGTGGCAGGTAGCTGGCTTCCCGGATCAAATCGTCTTATATCAGAAGGATATAGAGAGAATTTGTAGAAATGAAAAGGAGATTGAGGATAAGGTTAATGAGGTATTAATACATGAGATAGGACACTATTTCGGCCTATCCGATAAAGAAATTTATGAACTCATGGGAAAGTCGTGA
- a CDS encoding DNA-3-methyladenine glycosylase I — protein MLTRCEWVWYDPLLTEYHDKEWGVPLHDDRRLFEFLILDAFQAGLSWSIILRKRENFRRAFSGFDPFKIAKFNESKVDRLLQDSGIVRNKLKIDSTISNAKSFLAVRKEFGTFDKYIWQFVNYRTIRNGWKSIKELPAKTEESDAMSKDLKKMGFRFVGSTICYAFMQAAGMVNDHVINCFRYEELE, from the coding sequence ATGTTGACTAGATGTGAATGGGTTTGGTACGATCCCTTATTAACAGAGTATCACGACAAGGAATGGGGCGTACCTCTTCATGATGATAGACGACTCTTTGAATTCTTAATTCTTGATGCTTTTCAGGCTGGCTTAAGCTGGTCAATTATTCTAAGAAAACGAGAGAACTTCAGACGAGCCTTCTCAGGCTTTGATCCCTTTAAGATCGCTAAGTTCAATGAATCAAAGGTTGATCGCTTACTTCAGGATTCTGGAATAGTAAGAAATAAGTTAAAAATAGATTCTACAATTTCAAATGCTAAGTCCTTTCTGGCTGTTCGCAAAGAATTTGGGACGTTTGATAAATATATCTGGCAGTTTGTAAACTACAGAACAATTCGAAATGGATGGAAATCTATAAAGGAATTACCAGCTAAGACTGAGGAATCGGATGCAATGAGCAAGGATCTAAAAAAGATGGGTTTTAGATTTGTGGGTTCAACAATTTGCTATGCCTTCATGCAGGCTGCTGGAATGGTTAATGATCACGTTATTAATTGTTTTCGTTATGAAGAATTAGAGTGA